The proteins below are encoded in one region of Streptomyces roseirectus:
- a CDS encoding trypsin-like serine protease: MTRPRPLSLRMTALAAGLLAGPVALCAAPTASAVGGTPATGTTYGYTAQILVGDYARGCSGVLVDTEWLLTAASCFAADPASALTVPAGKPAQKTVATIGRTDLSGTDGAVREVVELVPRTDRDVVLARLNKPVAGVTPAVVSTAAPTAGEQLTYAGYGRTKSEWVPLKLHTGTLTVDSAGSGTASVTGVGGAACQGDSGGPVVRGGQLVGLNSRSFQGGCFGVDAAETRTGGIVARVDDIAAWVTSTVGAPRATDFNCDGVEDIAIADPGATVGGDAGAGSVRIVYGGGKGTAEIQQDLDWVNGGAEAGDGFGDALATVDYNADGCTDLVVGTPGEDLGDATDAGMTDLLYGAPGGLGTGALKDANYQQGAGNGSIKASAPETGDRMGDAVAAAVTNAGEPYVLIGNPGEALAGAAKAGSVFYLQGSTNVSVHQDSLGVPGAIEANDAFGSTLAAGSNHFAVGAPNETIGADANAGNLAVFNPNVLNAEKRPTALFGLDQDLDTVGGGAEPGDLFGKALAIVSYRPSGAASATDSILAVGSPGEDLDISGTNSVDTGGVLTFRITPAGTYTQLNGYSSGTADDDVSGTSESGDLFGSTLTAVNTAPKAVSSAATLKLAVGVPGEAIGSTAKAGAVQTFSLLGAPGAADRWLEVGDGDGIPGTPGANQQLGSSLWYTGTNLYVGLPFGPSTHGTLYSLPLSNVTAGGTVAPATVYQPGAGGLPATGDRFGHAAR; this comes from the coding sequence ATGACACGACCCAGACCCCTCTCCCTGCGCATGACCGCGCTCGCCGCGGGCCTGCTCGCGGGCCCGGTCGCGCTGTGCGCCGCGCCCACCGCGTCGGCCGTCGGCGGCACGCCCGCGACCGGCACCACGTACGGCTACACCGCCCAGATCCTCGTCGGCGACTACGCGCGCGGCTGCTCCGGCGTCCTCGTCGACACCGAGTGGCTGCTCACCGCGGCCAGTTGCTTCGCCGCCGACCCGGCGTCCGCGCTGACCGTGCCCGCGGGCAAGCCCGCGCAGAAGACGGTCGCGACGATCGGCCGCACCGACCTCTCCGGCACCGACGGCGCCGTCCGCGAGGTCGTCGAACTCGTCCCGCGCACCGACCGGGACGTCGTCCTCGCCCGCCTGAACAAGCCCGTCGCCGGGGTCACACCGGCCGTCGTCTCGACCGCCGCGCCCACGGCCGGCGAGCAGCTGACGTACGCCGGGTACGGGCGGACCAAGTCCGAGTGGGTGCCGCTGAAGCTGCACACGGGGACGCTGACGGTTGACTCTGCTGGCAGCGGTACCGCTTCCGTCACCGGTGTCGGCGGTGCCGCCTGCCAGGGTGACTCCGGCGGTCCCGTCGTCCGGGGCGGACAGCTCGTCGGTCTCAACAGCCGCTCCTTCCAAGGCGGTTGCTTCGGTGTCGACGCCGCCGAGACCCGCACCGGCGGGATCGTCGCGCGCGTCGACGACATCGCCGCCTGGGTGACGTCGACCGTCGGCGCGCCGCGCGCCACCGACTTCAACTGCGACGGCGTCGAGGACATCGCGATCGCCGACCCCGGCGCGACCGTCGGCGGGGACGCGGGCGCGGGGTCCGTGCGGATCGTCTACGGCGGGGGCAAGGGCACCGCCGAGATCCAGCAGGACCTCGACTGGGTCAACGGCGGCGCCGAGGCGGGCGACGGCTTCGGCGACGCCCTCGCCACCGTCGACTACAACGCGGACGGCTGCACCGACCTCGTCGTCGGCACGCCCGGGGAAGACCTCGGGGACGCCACCGACGCCGGTATGACCGACCTCCTCTACGGCGCGCCCGGCGGGCTCGGCACCGGGGCCCTGAAGGACGCCAACTACCAGCAGGGCGCCGGGAACGGGTCCATCAAGGCGTCCGCGCCCGAGACCGGGGACCGGATGGGCGACGCCGTGGCCGCCGCCGTCACCAACGCCGGTGAGCCGTACGTCCTCATCGGCAACCCGGGCGAGGCGCTGGCGGGCGCCGCGAAGGCCGGTTCGGTCTTCTACCTCCAGGGCTCGACCAACGTCTCCGTCCACCAGGACAGCCTCGGCGTGCCGGGGGCCATCGAGGCGAACGACGCGTTCGGCAGCACGCTCGCCGCCGGCTCCAACCACTTCGCGGTCGGCGCGCCGAACGAGACGATCGGGGCGGACGCCAACGCGGGCAACCTGGCCGTGTTCAACCCGAACGTCCTCAACGCCGAGAAGCGGCCGACCGCGCTGTTCGGGCTCGACCAGGACCTCGACACCGTCGGCGGCGGCGCCGAGCCCGGGGACCTCTTCGGGAAGGCCCTCGCGATCGTCTCCTACCGGCCGTCCGGGGCCGCCTCCGCGACCGACTCCATCCTCGCGGTGGGCTCGCCCGGGGAAGACCTCGACATCAGCGGCACCAACAGCGTCGACACCGGGGGCGTGCTGACGTTCCGGATCACCCCCGCCGGTACCTACACGCAGCTCAACGGGTACTCCTCCGGGACCGCCGACGACGACGTCTCCGGCACCTCCGAGTCCGGCGACCTCTTCGGGTCCACGCTGACCGCCGTCAACACCGCGCCCAAGGCCGTCAGTTCGGCGGCGACGCTGAAGCTGGCCGTCGGCGTTCCCGGCGAGGCGATCGGCTCCACCGCCAAGGCGGGCGCCGTCCAGACCTTCTCCCTCCTCGGCGCCCCCGGCGCCGCCGACCGCTGGCTCGAAGTCGGCGACGGCGACGGCATCCCC